The Bdellovibrionales bacterium genome segment TGATCTCCCGAGGAGGCAGTCATGTCTGGTAGAAAAAATCTGACACTGGCTTTTTTAGTCATTGGATTTTTTGGTTGCGCAAAACCCAGATACGAGACTGCACAACCGACTTCTTCAGGAAACACCTCTCAGATTCAGAAAGTGACAGATTGTGAAAGTCGTTTTCAAAATTCCGGTTATTGTTTATTATGGCAGTGGGAAAAAATGCCAACATCAACTCAGGTTGGCTCTCTCCTTTTTAAGGTCGTCCGGGCCAATGCCCTCGATGACTCTCCAATTCCTGTCGACCTACCCTCCGTTCCCGTATTGGTATTGCGGATGCCCTCGATGGGCCACGGCTCAAACCCCACCTTCGTTGAGCAGGTTGACACCGGAAGCTATCGAGCGAAGAATGTCTTCTTTGTTATGCCTGGCGAGTGGGAACTGAAATTTCAAGTCAAAGATGGGAATACGGTTCAAGATGAAACTGTGGTTACTCTTATTTTCTAACTTTGTCTTTGCTCCTTCGCTTTCATGGGCCGCCGCTTGCTGCGGAGGAGGGGTTGCCGCGCCTGCGATCATCGCGGGAGACGATAAAGCTCAACTGACAACCTCGTACTCATTTACAGAAGTCGCGATTGATAATGTCGACTCTCGCGGTATTTGGAGAAAATGGGACGAGCATCAGATGATACAGTCTTTCAGAATAGAAGGCGCTCATCTCATCTCCGATCGTTGGCAGACTGGATTCGCGCTGCCTCTCGTTCAGCGATCACGCATGAATCAAGATTTCTCAGGACTTGGGGATATCTCCACAACAATCGGCTACGAATATCTTCCAGATTGGGACTATAACCTGATCAGACCGAAAGGGATTGGCTATATTCAGCTGACACTTCCGACAGGCAAATCTCGCGCTGAATCGGAGGTCGGAGGCTTAGACAGTCGCGGCAATGGATTCTGGGCCCTCGGACTAGGAACTCTTCTCACGAAGGCCGTTGGCAAATACGATCTTTTTAGCTCATTGGAAATTCATCGTTCGTTTTCAAAGAGTGTTTCTAATTCCCAAATCCAAGGCAGCCTTGTGCCAGGTTTTGGTGGAAATTTTGGATTGGGGGGCGGGTACAATCTTCAATCCATTCGCATCGGAGGATCTCTCACATGGACCTATGAAGATCCCATTGATGTTCGAGGGAATACCGCATCCAAGGGTTTGCCCGAGAGACATACCACAGCACTCCTCTCTGCAAGCTATTTGACAAATGATGAGTGGGCCGGGAATTTGAGCTATTCAGACCAGACTCTTTTTGGGAGTCCCGTTAACACAAGCCTAGGGAAATCCGTTGTTTTGATGATTCAGAGGCGCTGGGGACGGTGATCTCAATGAAAAACTCTGAATCTAAGCGGAGAATAGTCCACTGCAATCATGATTGAGATCATGAATTTAAGAAGCATTTGGCCATTTAGGTATCTAGGCGCTATTTTAGTTTGATACCGACATCTTTCAGTTCGCCCTTAACTCCCCACATTTTTGTCAGCAAACGGGGAGCGTGAGAACCAATGTAGGCCATAATGAGAAATTTGATAAGGCGACCCAAAAAAATAACGGCAACAAGCTGAAAGAGAGGAGTGTCCGCAAGGCTCGCCAGAATGATTGCTGGTTGCTGCACGAAGGGCGTGGCCGCTACAACGAAAACTAAAAGAAGACCGTATTTTTCAAAAAATTCCAATGACCATTGCCATGCTTGAGTTTCATTGACCCCAGGATACATTTCAAGAATCAAAGGAAGCCCTTGGAGCTCGACCAGAGCGGCCAATACAAGCGCTCCAAGACTCGACCCCACAGCCACACTCAGAGCAAGAACAAACCAGCGCTTTGGAGTTAGCATGGAACTTGAAATCAAAATCCCATCGTTTGGAATAACAATTACAATGTTGTCGAGGGCAGCAAGAAATCCTATGAAGGGCGGATACCAAGAACGGTCGACAAAACGCTGAAGCAACCGAATGTAGTCTCTCACTCTCTGATGAATTCTTTCTGAGATCATATAAATGGATCCGTCTTCTCCCTATGCTTTGTCTCTATCCTTGCCACATACCACGAGCTGAGAGCCGCCGTTGTCAGGATGGAAAAAATAACAAGCAAAGAAATCCAGCTGGGAATTTTGAAGAAATCAACCAAAAGCATTTTAACACCTATAAATCCCAAAATGGCGGCAAGACCCGGCTTCAGATAGCGCATTTTTCCAACCCAATCCGCAAGAACAAAATAAAGAGCCCTAAGACCCAAAATTGCTAGGATATTCGAGGCAAAGGCAACGAAGGCATCTTGTGTGACAGCAAATACTGCGGGAATGGAATCCACTGCGAAAACGAGATCAGTGGCTTCAATCACAACAAGCGCGAGGAAAAGCGGTGTGGCCTTTCGTACACCGTTTTCCAAAACAAAGAAATGACCTCCACTTGATTTGTCGGTCGTGGGAAGAATTTTTTTCAAGAGGCGAATCGACCAATCCTTCTTAACATCAACTCTTTCATCGGTTTCACGCAAAAATTTAATTGCTGTGACAACAAGAATGAGTCCAAAAATATAAAGAACCCAATGAAACGAATGGAGCAGATGAGCACCCAAAAGAATAAATACAGCTCGCAGTACGATAGCGCCCAAGACACCATAAAAAAGGACTCGATGTTGATGAACTTCAGGGATTCGGAAGGAGCTGAAAATGAGTAAAATCACGAAGAGATTATCAACGCTCAGGCTCTTTTCCACCAGATAGCCCGTCAAGAATTCGAGCCCAAGTTCAGCCCCAAATGACACCGCAAACCAGGCATTGAAACAGATTGCAATCGCTATCCAGATTCCACTTTCAATCAAAGCTGTCTTCGTCTGAATCTTTTTATTTCCACGCCCAAATAGACTTAAATCAATGACCAACAACACAAGAACGCCAAGGGTAAATGCGACCCAAAGCCATGATGGTGCAGCGGAAACTTCGGAGGCGAATCCCGACATTCTCAACCCCCCTTTTTAGGAATGCTTTATTTTCGTGGAACCGCCTTCAGCTAAATGAAGTACCCTTTCAGTGTAGGCAAGCGCGAGAGTGGAAAATAGAAACACGACATGGATAATAATTTGCCATTTTATCTGATCTGTATCTTTCTTGCCAATGTCGACAAATGATTTCAGAAGATGGATTCCGGAGATACCGACCAAAGCTCCAGCCAATTTCACCTTCAGAGTTCCAGCGTTGATTTTTTCCAGCCAGTCAGGACGGTCCTCATGATTTTCCAGATGGATACGACTGACGAATGTTGCATACCCACCAATGATGACCATAATAAGCAGGTTCAAAACCATCGCAATATCCACTAGGGTTAATATTCCAAGCATGAGAACTTCTTCCGTAACTGAATTTACATTCACGCAGAGGTGTACAAGCTCGACCAGAAATTTATAGGTATAAAGAACGGACCCTACGATAAGACCGCCATAAATGGGCGCCTGTATCCATCTGCTGGAAAAAATGACAATTTCGAAAATATTCTCTAACTTCTTCAAGGTTGTCCCCCAATTCAAAAAACGTGACTCTAACGAATTTACTCTATTATTAAAATTAGATAAATCTAATACGACGCTTCGTATTAACCGAACTAATACAATGTGAAGCTTTTTACGAGCTTTGCAGCGATCGGATTTTCAAGTTTCCTTTGAGCTGAAACAAGCCACACTTCTTCGTAGACACCCTTTAACGTCCCAATCCGCTGAAGAGCTCCCGCTTGAACTAAATTCTCTGTCGATACCTCGGAAAGGGGCGCAAGCCCGATCCCCTGTTTTGCGAATAATATTTGCAAGCTCGTGTCTTGAGTCTCAGCGACAGGAATGATGGAAATATTTTGGAGCCTAAAATAGTGATTAAGATCATGTCTGAGCTTGCTGTGTGCCGTTGGAAGCACAAAGGGTTTTTCGTTGAGAGAATGCGGAAAGGATCTCTTGAGTGTGCGAAAAGTTGCGGCACCAAATATAGCTACAGGTAGCTTTGCCACAGATTTGGAAAAAACTTGCCTTTGCTCCAAGGCTGGCGGCGGAAAATTAGATAGAATGAGGTCGAGCTTATGGTTGTAAAGCTCACGAAAAAGCTCATCACCTTTTCCCTCTAAAATGGACACCGTGCACGATGGAGATATTTTATAAGCCTCTTTCACTAAAGAAAGGATGACACTTTTTGGTACGCTATCAAGCGCGCCAACCTGAAGGTGGATCTGATTGCCAATGCTCCGATCCTTGAGAACCTCAATCATCTCGTCGCCAAGTCTGAAAATCTCGTTGGCATAGTCAAGAGCGGCTTTCCCAGCGTCAGTGAGGATCATTCTTCGATTGCGACGCTCAAACAGAGATTTTCCAAGCATTTCTTCGAGCTGCTTGAGTTGGGTACTAAGAGTCGGTTGACCCAAGCGGAGCCTTTCGGCGGCCTTTGCAATTCCACCCTCCGTTGCAATCATTCGGAAATAGTAAAGGTGATGATAGTTCAACCACTGCATCGCTCAAACTCCGATAGGAATATAAATTTAATAATTTGTTTAAACAAAACTATATGATCGAATTTATCGTCTTTTAATAAGTTTTCGTCAAGGCTATACTGGCTGTATTCTTGGAGGTGCTCTTTTATGGCTTGGGCAAAAAGAATTGGTTTGTTTTTAGGTGTGAACCTGCTCGTGATGGTCACCATTTCTCTCATTTTGAATTTGTTGGGAGTCAAACCGTATTTAACCCAATATGGCCTCGACTTCCAATCGCTCATGATCTTCTGCCTTGTGTGGGGCATGGGTGGAGCCTTCATTTCACTGGCGCTTTCTCGAATCATGGCTAAGTGGATGATGGGTGTTCAAATTATCGATCCTGACACAAGAGATTTCGATCAGCGAGAACTCCTTCAAATGGTCCACGACCTCGCAAAATCGGCCCATTTGCCGGCTATGCCTCAAGTTGGAATCTTTGACTCTCCGGAAGTGAACGCATTCGCTACGGGACCAACCAAATCACGATCTCTTGTCGCTGTCTCCACTGGGCTGCTTCAAAGCATGAAGCGAGAGGAGATCAAGGGCGTTTTGGGGCATGAAATCGCCCATATTGCCAATGGCGATATGGTAACTATGACGTTGATCCAGGGCGTAGTGAATGCCTTTGTGATGTTCCTTGCGCGCGCGATCGCTTTTGCTCTCGTCATGGCTGGCAACAAGACTGAGGACAGGGAGGGCTCTGGTGCCCCGATAGCCTACTATGTGATTCAGTTTATTTTGGAGATTGTTTTCATGATTCTCGGTTCAATGGTGGTCGCCTGGTTTTCTCGTTATCGGGAGTTTCGGGCAGATAAAGGAGGTGCTCGTTTGGCGGGCCGTCAAAATATGATACAGGCGCTTCAAAGTTTGCAGCGAAACTTCGAGGAGATCGACCCAGCCGCTCAACCATCTATTCAAGCCCTTAAAATATCAAGTCGGCCAGGTGGAATTATGCGACTCTTCTCAACCCATCCGCCGCTGGAGGAAAGAATCGAACGTTTGAGAACAGCTGTCTAGACAAAATAGCCCTAGATCGATCAATCGAATGTGGTCTATAAAGTGAACGCAAACAAAAACGCGGAGGAAGGACAATGA includes the following:
- a CDS encoding TerC family protein codes for the protein MSGFASEVSAAPSWLWVAFTLGVLVLLVIDLSLFGRGNKKIQTKTALIESGIWIAIAICFNAWFAVSFGAELGLEFLTGYLVEKSLSVDNLFVILLIFSSFRIPEVHQHRVLFYGVLGAIVLRAVFILLGAHLLHSFHWVLYIFGLILVVTAIKFLRETDERVDVKKDWSIRLLKKILPTTDKSSGGHFFVLENGVRKATPLFLALVVIEATDLVFAVDSIPAVFAVTQDAFVAFASNILAILGLRALYFVLADWVGKMRYLKPGLAAILGFIGVKMLLVDFFKIPSWISLLVIFSILTTAALSSWYVARIETKHREKTDPFI
- the htpX gene encoding protease HtpX, whose amino-acid sequence is MAWAKRIGLFLGVNLLVMVTISLILNLLGVKPYLTQYGLDFQSLMIFCLVWGMGGAFISLALSRIMAKWMMGVQIIDPDTRDFDQRELLQMVHDLAKSAHLPAMPQVGIFDSPEVNAFATGPTKSRSLVAVSTGLLQSMKREEIKGVLGHEIAHIANGDMVTMTLIQGVVNAFVMFLARAIAFALVMAGNKTEDREGSGAPIAYYVIQFILEIVFMILGSMVVAWFSRYREFRADKGGARLAGRQNMIQALQSLQRNFEEIDPAAQPSIQALKISSRPGGIMRLFSTHPPLEERIERLRTAV
- a CDS encoding VTT domain-containing protein; this translates as MISERIHQRVRDYIRLLQRFVDRSWYPPFIGFLAALDNIVIVIPNDGILISSSMLTPKRWFVLALSVAVGSSLGALVLAALVELQGLPLILEMYPGVNETQAWQWSLEFFEKYGLLLVFVVAATPFVQQPAIILASLADTPLFQLVAVIFLGRLIKFLIMAYIGSHAPRLLTKMWGVKGELKDVGIKLK
- a CDS encoding TIGR00645 family protein gives rise to the protein MKKLENIFEIVIFSSRWIQAPIYGGLIVGSVLYTYKFLVELVHLCVNVNSVTEEVLMLGILTLVDIAMVLNLLIMVIIGGYATFVSRIHLENHEDRPDWLEKINAGTLKVKLAGALVGISGIHLLKSFVDIGKKDTDQIKWQIIIHVVFLFSTLALAYTERVLHLAEGGSTKIKHS